In one Dama dama isolate Ldn47 chromosome 5, ASM3311817v1, whole genome shotgun sequence genomic region, the following are encoded:
- the SEPTIN5 gene encoding septin-5 isoform X1 — protein sequence MDSLAAPQDRLVEPLLSPRTQAQRRLKDIDKQYVGFATLPNQVHRKSVKKGFDFTLMVAGESGLGKSTLVHSLFLTDLYKERKLLSAEERISQTVEILKHTVDIEEKGVKLKLTIVDTPGFGDAVNNSECWKPITDYVDQQFEQYFRDESGLNRKNIQDNRVHCCLYFISPFGHGLRPVDVGFMKALHEKVNIVPLIAKADCLVPGEIRKLKERIREEIDKFGIHVYQFPECDSDEDEDFKQQDRELKESAPFAVIGSNTVVEAKGQRVRGRLYPWGIVEVENQAHCDFVKLRNMLIRTHMHDLKDVTCDVHYENYRAHCIQQMTSKLTQDSRMESPIPILPLPTPDAETEKLIRMKDEELRRMQEMLQKMKQQMQDQ from the exons ATGGACTCGCTGGCAGCACCCCAGGACCGCCTGGTGGAGCCGCTGCTATCGCCGCGGACCCAGGCCCAGAGGCGGCTCAAG GACATCGACAAGCAGTACGTGGGCTTTGCCACGCTGCCTAACCAAGTACACCGCAAGTCCGTGAAGAAGGGCTTCGACTTCACGCTCATGGTGGCCG GGGAGTCAGGCCTGGGGAAGTCCACACTGGTCCACAGCCTCTTCCTGACCGACCTCTACAAGGAGCGGAAACTGCTGAGTGCTGAGG AACGCATCAGCCAGACGGTTGAGATCCTAAAGCACACGGTGGACATTGAAGAGAAGggagtgaagctgaagctcaccATCGTGGACACACCAGGCTTTGGGGATGCCGTCAACAACTCTGAGTG CTGGAAGCCCATCACCGACTATGTGGACCAGCAGTTTGAGCAGTATTTCCGGGACGAGAGTGGCCTCAACCGCAAGAACATCCAGGACAACCGCGTGCACTGCTGCCTGTACTTCATCTCCCCTTTTGGGCACGG GCTGCGGCCGGTGGACGTGGGCTTCATGAAGGCCCTGCATGAGAAGGTGAACATCGTGCCCCTCATTGCCAAGGCCGACTGTCTTGTCCCCGGGGAGATCCGCAAGCTGAAAGAGCGG ATCCGGGAGGAGATTGACAAGTTTGGGATCCATGTGTACCAGTTTCCTGAGTGTGACTCGGATGAGGATGAGGACTTCAAGCAGCAGGATCGGGAACTGAAG gagaGCGCACCTTTCGCTGTTATCGGCAGCAACACGGTGGTGGAGGCCAAGGGGCAGCGGGTCCGGGGGCGTCTGTACCCGTGGGGGATCGTGGAGG TGGAAAACCAGGCGCACTGCGACTTCGTGAAGCTTCGCAACATGCTGATCCGCACGCACATGCACGACCTCAAGGACGTGACCTGCGACGTGCACTATGAGAACTACCGGGCACACTGCATCCAGCAGATGACCAG CAAGCTGACGCAGGACAGCCGCATGGAGAGCCCAATACCCATCCTGCCGCTGCCCACGCCCGACGCTGAGACTGAAAAGCTCATCAGGATGAAAGATGAGGAG ctAAGGCGGATGCAAGAGATGCTGCAGAAAATGAAGCAGCAGATGCAGGACCAGTGA
- the SEPTIN5 gene encoding septin-5 isoform X3, which yields MDSLAAPQDRLVEPLLSPRTQAQRRLKDIDKQYVGFATLPNQVHRKSVKKGFDFTLMVAGESGLGKSTLVHSLFLTDLYKERKLLSAEERISQTVEILKHTVDIEEKGVKLKLTIVDTPGFGDAVNNSECWKPITDYVDQQFEQYFRDESGLNRKNIQDNRVHCCLYFISPFGHGLRPVDVGFMKALHEKVNIVPLIAKADCLVPGEIRKLKERFPECDSDEDEDFKQQDRELKESAPFAVIGSNTVVEAKGQRVRGRLYPWGIVEVENQAHCDFVKLRNMLIRTHMHDLKDVTCDVHYENYRAHCIQQMTSKLTQDSRMESPIPILPLPTPDAETEKLIRMKDEELRRMQEMLQKMKQQMQDQ from the exons ATGGACTCGCTGGCAGCACCCCAGGACCGCCTGGTGGAGCCGCTGCTATCGCCGCGGACCCAGGCCCAGAGGCGGCTCAAG GACATCGACAAGCAGTACGTGGGCTTTGCCACGCTGCCTAACCAAGTACACCGCAAGTCCGTGAAGAAGGGCTTCGACTTCACGCTCATGGTGGCCG GGGAGTCAGGCCTGGGGAAGTCCACACTGGTCCACAGCCTCTTCCTGACCGACCTCTACAAGGAGCGGAAACTGCTGAGTGCTGAGG AACGCATCAGCCAGACGGTTGAGATCCTAAAGCACACGGTGGACATTGAAGAGAAGggagtgaagctgaagctcaccATCGTGGACACACCAGGCTTTGGGGATGCCGTCAACAACTCTGAGTG CTGGAAGCCCATCACCGACTATGTGGACCAGCAGTTTGAGCAGTATTTCCGGGACGAGAGTGGCCTCAACCGCAAGAACATCCAGGACAACCGCGTGCACTGCTGCCTGTACTTCATCTCCCCTTTTGGGCACGG GCTGCGGCCGGTGGACGTGGGCTTCATGAAGGCCCTGCATGAGAAGGTGAACATCGTGCCCCTCATTGCCAAGGCCGACTGTCTTGTCCCCGGGGAGATCCGCAAGCTGAAAGAGCGG TTTCCTGAGTGTGACTCGGATGAGGATGAGGACTTCAAGCAGCAGGATCGGGAACTGAAG gagaGCGCACCTTTCGCTGTTATCGGCAGCAACACGGTGGTGGAGGCCAAGGGGCAGCGGGTCCGGGGGCGTCTGTACCCGTGGGGGATCGTGGAGG TGGAAAACCAGGCGCACTGCGACTTCGTGAAGCTTCGCAACATGCTGATCCGCACGCACATGCACGACCTCAAGGACGTGACCTGCGACGTGCACTATGAGAACTACCGGGCACACTGCATCCAGCAGATGACCAG CAAGCTGACGCAGGACAGCCGCATGGAGAGCCCAATACCCATCCTGCCGCTGCCCACGCCCGACGCTGAGACTGAAAAGCTCATCAGGATGAAAGATGAGGAG ctAAGGCGGATGCAAGAGATGCTGCAGAAAATGAAGCAGCAGATGCAGGACCAGTGA
- the SEPTIN5 gene encoding septin-5 isoform X2, which yields MSTGLRYKSKLATPEDKQDIDKQYVGFATLPNQVHRKSVKKGFDFTLMVAGESGLGKSTLVHSLFLTDLYKERKLLSAEERISQTVEILKHTVDIEEKGVKLKLTIVDTPGFGDAVNNSECWKPITDYVDQQFEQYFRDESGLNRKNIQDNRVHCCLYFISPFGHGLRPVDVGFMKALHEKVNIVPLIAKADCLVPGEIRKLKERIREEIDKFGIHVYQFPECDSDEDEDFKQQDRELKESAPFAVIGSNTVVEAKGQRVRGRLYPWGIVEVENQAHCDFVKLRNMLIRTHMHDLKDVTCDVHYENYRAHCIQQMTSKLTQDSRMESPIPILPLPTPDAETEKLIRMKDEELRRMQEMLQKMKQQMQDQ from the exons ATGAGCACAGGCCTGAGGTACAAGAGCAAGCTGGCGACCCCAG AGGACAAGCAG GACATCGACAAGCAGTACGTGGGCTTTGCCACGCTGCCTAACCAAGTACACCGCAAGTCCGTGAAGAAGGGCTTCGACTTCACGCTCATGGTGGCCG GGGAGTCAGGCCTGGGGAAGTCCACACTGGTCCACAGCCTCTTCCTGACCGACCTCTACAAGGAGCGGAAACTGCTGAGTGCTGAGG AACGCATCAGCCAGACGGTTGAGATCCTAAAGCACACGGTGGACATTGAAGAGAAGggagtgaagctgaagctcaccATCGTGGACACACCAGGCTTTGGGGATGCCGTCAACAACTCTGAGTG CTGGAAGCCCATCACCGACTATGTGGACCAGCAGTTTGAGCAGTATTTCCGGGACGAGAGTGGCCTCAACCGCAAGAACATCCAGGACAACCGCGTGCACTGCTGCCTGTACTTCATCTCCCCTTTTGGGCACGG GCTGCGGCCGGTGGACGTGGGCTTCATGAAGGCCCTGCATGAGAAGGTGAACATCGTGCCCCTCATTGCCAAGGCCGACTGTCTTGTCCCCGGGGAGATCCGCAAGCTGAAAGAGCGG ATCCGGGAGGAGATTGACAAGTTTGGGATCCATGTGTACCAGTTTCCTGAGTGTGACTCGGATGAGGATGAGGACTTCAAGCAGCAGGATCGGGAACTGAAG gagaGCGCACCTTTCGCTGTTATCGGCAGCAACACGGTGGTGGAGGCCAAGGGGCAGCGGGTCCGGGGGCGTCTGTACCCGTGGGGGATCGTGGAGG TGGAAAACCAGGCGCACTGCGACTTCGTGAAGCTTCGCAACATGCTGATCCGCACGCACATGCACGACCTCAAGGACGTGACCTGCGACGTGCACTATGAGAACTACCGGGCACACTGCATCCAGCAGATGACCAG CAAGCTGACGCAGGACAGCCGCATGGAGAGCCCAATACCCATCCTGCCGCTGCCCACGCCCGACGCTGAGACTGAAAAGCTCATCAGGATGAAAGATGAGGAG ctAAGGCGGATGCAAGAGATGCTGCAGAAAATGAAGCAGCAGATGCAGGACCAGTGA
- the SEPTIN5 gene encoding septin-5 isoform X4: protein MVAGESGLGKSTLVHSLFLTDLYKERKLLSAEERISQTVEILKHTVDIEEKGVKLKLTIVDTPGFGDAVNNSECWKPITDYVDQQFEQYFRDESGLNRKNIQDNRVHCCLYFISPFGHGLRPVDVGFMKALHEKVNIVPLIAKADCLVPGEIRKLKERIREEIDKFGIHVYQFPECDSDEDEDFKQQDRELKESAPFAVIGSNTVVEAKGQRVRGRLYPWGIVEVENQAHCDFVKLRNMLIRTHMHDLKDVTCDVHYENYRAHCIQQMTSKLTQDSRMESPIPILPLPTPDAETEKLIRMKDEELRRMQEMLQKMKQQMQDQ, encoded by the exons ATGGTGGCCG GGGAGTCAGGCCTGGGGAAGTCCACACTGGTCCACAGCCTCTTCCTGACCGACCTCTACAAGGAGCGGAAACTGCTGAGTGCTGAGG AACGCATCAGCCAGACGGTTGAGATCCTAAAGCACACGGTGGACATTGAAGAGAAGggagtgaagctgaagctcaccATCGTGGACACACCAGGCTTTGGGGATGCCGTCAACAACTCTGAGTG CTGGAAGCCCATCACCGACTATGTGGACCAGCAGTTTGAGCAGTATTTCCGGGACGAGAGTGGCCTCAACCGCAAGAACATCCAGGACAACCGCGTGCACTGCTGCCTGTACTTCATCTCCCCTTTTGGGCACGG GCTGCGGCCGGTGGACGTGGGCTTCATGAAGGCCCTGCATGAGAAGGTGAACATCGTGCCCCTCATTGCCAAGGCCGACTGTCTTGTCCCCGGGGAGATCCGCAAGCTGAAAGAGCGG ATCCGGGAGGAGATTGACAAGTTTGGGATCCATGTGTACCAGTTTCCTGAGTGTGACTCGGATGAGGATGAGGACTTCAAGCAGCAGGATCGGGAACTGAAG gagaGCGCACCTTTCGCTGTTATCGGCAGCAACACGGTGGTGGAGGCCAAGGGGCAGCGGGTCCGGGGGCGTCTGTACCCGTGGGGGATCGTGGAGG TGGAAAACCAGGCGCACTGCGACTTCGTGAAGCTTCGCAACATGCTGATCCGCACGCACATGCACGACCTCAAGGACGTGACCTGCGACGTGCACTATGAGAACTACCGGGCACACTGCATCCAGCAGATGACCAG CAAGCTGACGCAGGACAGCCGCATGGAGAGCCCAATACCCATCCTGCCGCTGCCCACGCCCGACGCTGAGACTGAAAAGCTCATCAGGATGAAAGATGAGGAG ctAAGGCGGATGCAAGAGATGCTGCAGAAAATGAAGCAGCAGATGCAGGACCAGTGA
- the GP1BB gene encoding platelet glycoprotein Ib beta chain, with amino-acid sequence MGFGPRGALSLLLLLLAPPGRPATGCPAPCRCAGTRVDCGRRGLTWASLPAAFPPDTTELVLTGNNLTALPPGLLDALPVLRSAHLGANPWRCDCHLLPLRAWLAGRPEREPYRDLRCAAPPALRGRLLPYLAEDELRATCQPGALCRGALAAQLLLLVLGLLHALLLALLLCRLRSLRARATRRRPLSAPLAAERATPEPSD; translated from the exons ATGGGCTTCG GGCCGCGCGGGGCGCTGagcctgctgcttctgctgctcgCGCCGCCGGGCCGCCCGGCCACAGGTTGTCCCGCCCCATGTCGCTGCGCGGGGACGCGCGTGGACTGCGGGCGCCGCGGGCTGACATGGGCCTCGCTGCCGGCCGCCTTCCCGCCGGACACGACCGAGCTGGTGCTGACCGGCAACAACCTGACGGCGCTGCCGCCGGGGCTGCTGGACGCGCTGCCGGTGCTGCGCAGCGCACACCTGGGCGCCAACCCCTGGCGCTGCGACTGCCACCTGCTGCCGCTGCGGGCCTGGCTGGCTGGCCGGCCCGAGCGCGAGCCCTACCGCGACCTGCGCTGCGCCGCGCCCCCCGCGCTGCGGGGCCGCCTGCTGCCCTACCTGGCGGAGGACGAGCTGCGCGCCACCTGCCAGCCCGGCGCGCTCTGCCGCGGGGCGCTGGCGGCGCAGCTCCTGCTGCTCGTCCTCGGGCTGCTGCACGCGCTGCTGCTGGCGCTGCTGCTGTGCCGCCTGCGGAGCCTGCGCGCTCGCGCCACCCGCCGGAGGCCGCTGAGCGCCCCGCTGGCCGCCGAGCGCGCGACCCCCGAGCCGAGCGACTGA